The Primulina tabacum isolate GXHZ01 chromosome 1, ASM2559414v2, whole genome shotgun sequence genome contains the following window.
CGGACATGCAGCAGTATCACTGAGGTATATTTCTCCTTCTAGTCTCTAGATTGATGTCCAATACATGTATGATTTTTATGTCGTCTTTTCACTCTTGTCTACTTATTCAGGGCATGATGTACGTAGGGGAGTTGGTTGAGCGCGCTAACGCCACTCGATCTAGCGCATGCCAAGACTTACGCGAGGAGAAGGCTCTTCGTGAACAGCTGCAGGTTACTATTGACGAGATGAAAGTGATGCATGCTAAGGAGCTCCAAGCTCGAGGTGACGAGCTTCTGAAGGAGAAACAGGAGCATCAGCGGCGGACAGAGGACCACGCGAAGGAGAACCAGAGGCTGAAGGAAGAGTTAAAGAATGCTCGAGCTGAAGCAGCACAAATCCATAGGGACCTCAAGGACGCCAAGGCGCAATATGCTTCCGAAGCCTCTTCATTCAAGGAAGAATTCCTCAAGTCAGAGGAGTTCAACGAGATCTGCGCTCCTAAAGCTTATCATTTCTTGGAGGTGGGTTTCGAGGGTGCAATCGGCCTCTTCACGGCTCAGGGTTATCCTCCGCCAGGCGCCCCTACTGACTTCATCGACATCGAGGGTTTCATAGCGAGTCTCCCCCCCGATTCTTAGACCGAGCTCATTTACTTATGTTATTTTTCATTTACGTAGACATTGTATGCCTTCGGGCCATA
Protein-coding sequences here:
- the LOC142519603 gene encoding uncharacterized protein LOC142519603, with translation MPHCFARLRKRRLGVHLAVTMGTKGYCYAAEKKNTCSCSTTAKRPASSPTAVKKKEGSSSSAPKRVSSPPPRAKSPPPSGKKKASTDPSLSVPQHGKRKISEISVVSVSSPEGSGSDEGPPPKSGVHPLYTRDSTIVGQGPTHLAQKIMYQLPSDADAAFISSLGWSELTRRTCSSITEGMMYVGELVERANATRSSACQDLREEKALREQLQVTIDEMKVMHAKELQARGDELLKEKQEHQRRTEDHAKENQRLKEELKNARAEAAQIHRDLKDAKAQYASEASSFKEEFLKSEEFNEICAPKAYHFLEVGFEGAIGLFTAQGYPPPGAPTDFIDIEGFIASLPPDS